A region from the Pseudomonadota bacterium genome encodes:
- a CDS encoding peroxiredoxin: MMMTTLNRLALGVTLFALATASALALDAGQPAPDFRLQDQNGEWHDLESFAGHWVALYFYPKDDTPGCTTEACAFRDDIFKFKKMGVKIVGVSLDDVASHQEFAEKYSLPFTLLSDPKAEMAKAYGVLRSLGPVKMAKRQTFLIDPEGKIARHYPRVNPDNHSEEVMTDLSALMAAN, encoded by the coding sequence ATGATGATGACCACCCTGAATCGACTGGCGCTCGGCGTCACCCTCTTCGCCCTGGCCACCGCCAGCGCCCTCGCCCTGGACGCCGGCCAACCCGCGCCCGACTTCCGCCTACAGGACCAGAACGGCGAGTGGCACGACCTGGAGAGCTTCGCCGGCCACTGGGTTGCCCTCTACTTCTACCCCAAGGACGACACGCCGGGCTGCACCACCGAGGCTTGCGCCTTCCGCGATGACATCTTCAAGTTCAAGAAGATGGGCGTGAAGATCGTGGGGGTGAGCCTGGACGACGTGGCGTCACACCAGGAGTTTGCGGAGAAGTACTCGCTGCCCTTCACCCTGCTGTCCGATCCGAAGGCGGAGATGGCGAAGGCGTACGGCGTGTTGCGCAGCCTTGGCCCCGTGAAGATGGCGAAGCGGCAGACGTTTCTGATCGACCCGGAGGGGAAGATCGCGCGGCACTATCCGCGGGTGAATCCCGACAACCACTCGGAAGAGGTGATGACGGATCTGTCGGCGTTGATGGCGGCCAACTGA
- the mgtE gene encoding magnesium transporter, whose translation MSTTLENKPSKLQSLREAIEAGRLESLHRALLSMSPAEIANLLESLPVAERQILWRTMGSDEEGEVLVHLGDEVRSGLIGITETDELVEAADALELDDLADIIGDLPEAVTQRLLQSMDTQDRERLHQVLALPEDTAGGLMNTDTVTVRANVTVDVVRRYLRMRGDIPNDTDRLFVVNRYGNYLGTLHVTALLVNDDEVRVGEVMETGENAINLNATAQDVARLFADRDLVSAAVVDDDGRLVGRITIDDVVDVISEQAEHNMMSMAGLDEDEDLFAPVSVSARRRAVWLGANLATAFLAAGVVGMFDETIGQVVALAVLMPVVASMGGIAGSQTLTLVIRAIALGQIESSNARLVLRQELAVGALNGVGWALVVAAVAALWFRSPELGVVIAAAILLNCICAAVAGVAIPLLLRRFGVDPALAGSVVLTTVTDVVGFLAFLGLGALFLV comes from the coding sequence ATGTCGACAACGCTCGAGAACAAGCCGAGCAAGCTGCAGTCGCTGCGTGAAGCCATCGAGGCCGGTCGCCTCGAGTCCCTGCACCGCGCCCTGCTCTCCATGTCGCCCGCGGAGATCGCCAATCTCCTCGAGTCCCTGCCCGTGGCCGAGCGTCAGATCCTCTGGCGCACGATGGGTAGCGATGAGGAGGGTGAGGTGCTGGTGCACCTCGGCGATGAGGTGCGCTCGGGCCTGATCGGCATCACCGAGACGGACGAGCTGGTCGAGGCCGCCGACGCGCTGGAGCTCGACGACCTCGCCGACATCATCGGCGACCTGCCGGAAGCGGTGACCCAGCGACTGCTGCAGTCGATGGACACCCAGGACCGCGAACGTCTGCATCAGGTCCTCGCCCTGCCCGAAGACACGGCCGGCGGCCTGATGAACACGGACACGGTGACCGTGCGCGCCAACGTGACCGTCGACGTGGTCCGCCGCTACCTGCGCATGCGCGGTGACATTCCGAACGACACGGACCGCCTGTTCGTCGTCAACCGCTACGGCAACTACCTCGGCACCCTCCACGTCACGGCCCTGCTCGTGAACGATGACGAGGTGCGCGTCGGCGAGGTGATGGAGACTGGCGAGAACGCCATCAACCTGAACGCCACGGCCCAGGATGTGGCGCGCCTGTTCGCCGACCGCGACCTCGTGTCCGCCGCCGTGGTGGACGACGACGGCCGCCTGGTCGGCCGTATCACCATCGACGATGTAGTCGACGTGATCAGCGAGCAGGCCGAGCACAACATGATGAGCATGGCGGGCCTGGACGAGGACGAAGACCTCTTCGCCCCGGTCAGCGTGAGCGCCCGTCGCCGTGCCGTCTGGCTGGGCGCCAACCTCGCCACGGCCTTCCTCGCCGCCGGCGTGGTGGGCATGTTCGACGAGACCATCGGTCAGGTCGTCGCCCTCGCCGTGCTGATGCCGGTAGTGGCCAGCATGGGTGGTATCGCGGGCAGCCAGACCTTGACCTTGGTGATCCGCGCCATCGCCCTCGGGCAGATCGAGAGCAGCAACGCGCGCCTCGTGCTGCGCCAGGAGCTTGCCGTGGGCGCGCTCAACGGGGTTGGATGGGCCCTGGTGGTGGCTGCCGTCGCCGCCTTATGGTTCCGTTCGCCCGAGCTCGGCGTGGTGATCGCCGCGGCCATCCTGCTCAACTGCATCTGCGCCGCCGTCGCCGGCGTCGCGATCCCCCTGCTCCTGCGTCGCTTCGGGGTGGATCCGGCCCTGGCCGGCAGCGTCGTGCTGACGACCGTCACCGACGTCGTCGGCTTCCTCGCCTTCCTCGGCCTGGGCGCGCTGTTCCTGGTCTGA
- a CDS encoding patatin-like phospholipase family protein, protein MGHGQLPPAEHADATLRAAASYSQGGGGTALVLPGGGARGAYQVGVLRGIAEILDAQRCPFPIITGTSAGAINAVSLACSALDFRHGVARLSGVWRHFTVDKVFRCDWPGAAGNLARWGWSLARGGLGRNVPVSLLDNTPLRQLLETHLRLARIQHAIGVGALRAVAVSAAGFRCGRTVAFFESEDSVKPWRRARREGRPCHISLDHLMGAVGIPFVFPSVRMQNDFFGDGAVRESAPLSPAIHLGADRLLVVAVRDPSLGDVPELARPSLGEMVGYLLDAVFEDGLYNDLEQLTRLNNMLGEAREGERRANQFRRVPAYVIQPSRDINAIAARHAHRFPGASKMMLGALGGGEALASFLLFDGQYCREIMRLGYRDCLAQRDSLKRFLEAGSDAEPLHSAKRLPINS, encoded by the coding sequence TTGGGTCACGGGCAGTTGCCACCTGCAGAGCACGCCGACGCCACGCTACGGGCGGCCGCCTCCTATTCCCAGGGCGGCGGCGGCACGGCCCTGGTGCTCCCAGGTGGCGGTGCGCGCGGGGCCTACCAGGTGGGCGTGCTGCGCGGTATCGCCGAGATCCTCGACGCGCAGCGCTGTCCCTTCCCCATCATCACCGGCACCTCGGCCGGCGCCATCAATGCCGTGTCCCTGGCCTGTTCGGCCCTGGATTTTCGTCACGGCGTGGCCCGCCTGAGCGGGGTGTGGCGCCATTTTACCGTAGACAAGGTCTTCCGCTGCGACTGGCCGGGGGCGGCGGGCAACCTGGCGCGCTGGGGCTGGTCTCTGGCCCGCGGCGGCCTCGGCCGCAACGTGCCGGTCTCGCTCCTCGACAACACGCCCCTGCGCCAGCTGTTGGAGACCCACCTGCGTCTGGCCCGCATCCAGCACGCGATCGGCGTGGGCGCCCTGCGCGCGGTGGCTGTGTCGGCGGCGGGCTTTCGCTGCGGTCGCACGGTGGCGTTTTTCGAGTCGGAGGACAGCGTGAAGCCCTGGCGTCGCGCCCGTCGCGAGGGGCGGCCCTGCCACATCAGTCTGGATCACCTGATGGGGGCCGTGGGGATCCCCTTCGTGTTCCCGTCGGTGCGCATGCAGAACGACTTCTTCGGTGACGGCGCTGTGCGCGAGTCGGCGCCGCTGAGTCCGGCCATCCACCTCGGGGCGGATCGCCTGCTGGTGGTGGCCGTGCGCGACCCGTCGCTCGGCGACGTGCCGGAGCTTGCAAGACCGTCCCTCGGCGAGATGGTGGGCTACCTGCTGGATGCGGTGTTCGAAGACGGGCTCTACAACGACCTCGAGCAGCTCACGCGCCTCAACAACATGTTAGGCGAGGCGCGAGAGGGGGAGCGGCGCGCCAATCAGTTCCGTCGCGTGCCCGCCTACGTGATCCAGCCCAGCCGTGACATCAACGCGATCGCGGCCCGCCACGCGCACCGTTTTCCCGGTGCGTCGAAGATGATGTTGGGAGCCCTGGGCGGGGGTGAGGCGCTGGCGAGCTTCCTGCTCTTCGATGGCCAGTACTGCCGCGAAATCATGCGCTTGGGGTACCGCGATTGCTTGGCCCAGCGCGATTCACTGAAGCGCTTCCTGGAAGCCGGCAGCGATGCGGAGCCTCTGCACTCGGCGAAGCGCCTGCCGATCAACTCATAA